The DNA segment TATCGCCCAACGTGTGTGCAGTTTATGTTGAAGAAGAATATCGTTGTAATGGTATAGCGGGTGAACTGCTATATTATGTATGCGAAGATATGAAAGCCAATGGAATAGATAAACTATATTTGGTTACAGACCACACTACTTTTTATGAAAGATATGGTTGGAAATTTTTATGCATGGTTCAAGGAGATGGTGAACCTGACATGACACGAATGTATATTTATGAGTAATACAAGTCCGATTTACACCTTTGAGCATCTTACAGCTTGCAGGTATAATGAAATAGGGGGGACGTATATGGATCAAAAAGACTATATTCAAAAAGGTCTGTTCGCAAAGGCTCTATTAAAAGTTATTTGCGTAGAAGTATTGAATGCGTTTCGGATGGAAAGATGGGTGTTGTATCATTAATATATGCAATGATGGATAGGGGCAAAGCAGAGGAAAAACTCTATAAGCTGATGGAAACAAATAAGGAATCTTATTATATGATCTATAGCGTTCCGCTTGATACAGATTTGATTAGACTTGAGCATTATCCATCAATAGCAATATCGAGGATTGATACGATGAAACAATTCCTGTGGTGAAAGATGAAGATCTCCAATTAAACCGCGTTCTTATGAAAATCTTAATAATTTCTCATGCAATAAATCACAAATATGGCCACTGTGTTTAGTAAAATGATAAAGTGTCATGTTTTGCCTGAAAGGAGCTGAAAGCTATGAATGATAAAGTTCTCGTTGTTGATGATGAGCATGAAATAGCAGATTTAATAGAAGTATATCTGCAAAATGAAAATTATGAAGTGTTAAAGTTTTATTCTGCCAAGGAAGCCCTTGCCTGTATTGAAGCGACGGAGCTTGACCTTGCAATTCTGGATATTATGCTGCCGGACATCAGTGGTTTCACGCTTTGCCAGAAAATACGGGAAAGGCAGTACACTTACCCCATCATTATGCTAACTGCTAAAGATGAAGAAATTGATAAAATTACCGGTCTTACATTGGGTGCTGACGATTATATCACCAAGCCCTTTCGCCCGCTTGAAGTCGTGGCACGAGTGAAAGCACAATTAAGGCGATATAAAAAATATAACCCTGGGTATGGGGAAGATGTGGAAAAAGATATCATCCTTCATTCCGGCCTTGTAATGAATATTAAAACACATGAGTGTCTCTTAAACGAAGAGCCGCTTACACTGACACCTACGGAATTTTCAATTTTGCGTATCCTTCTAGAGCATAAAGGCAATGTTGTAAGTGCAGAGGATTTATTCCATAAGATTTGGAGGGACGAATATTACAGCAAGAGCAACAATACGATCACTGTCCACGTTCGTCATCTCCGAGAAAAAATGAATGATACTGTTGAAAATCCCAAATATATTAAAACAATATGGGGGGTAGGATATAAAATTGAAGGCTAAAAATAAAAGACAATTTGATTATACCCGTTTACAAATTAAAATTTTGTTTGCCCTGATTGGAGTAATAGCCGCCTCCCTTTTTGCTTTTGTTCTAATGTACTTTTTCCATTGGAATAGCATCGGCGGAAGATGGATTACTCAGATAGCAGCAGATTTCCTTCAAGTGGGTCTTTTCGTGGTACAAAATATATACCCTCCATTTTTCATCTTGTTAGTATTGCTTATCTGTGCAGGGCTTTTTTTTATAATTCGCGCATTTTTGCGCTATGTTACCAAGCCACTGTCCGATGTTGAGCAGAGTCTGGGAATGCTTCTCATCGACAATTCCGAGGAAATCCGCCTGCCGGAAGAACTCACTGCCATCACCCAAAGGCTAAACGCCATGAAACAAACCTTGGAACGACGGAAGCTGGAAGCGCAATCAGCCGAACAACGTAAAAATGAGCTCGTGGTGTACCTTGCACACGACATTCGCACTCCACTTACTTCTGTAATAGGATATTTAAGTTTGCTGGAAGAAGTGGAAAATATGCCACTGGAGCAGAGAAAAAAGTACACACATATTGCGCTCGACAAATCATACAGACTGGAAAAAATGATCAATGAATTTTTTGAAATAACCCGGTATAATCTACAACAAATCCAAATAGAAAAAATGGATATAGACCTCTACTACATGTTGGTACAATTAACTGATGAACTGCTGCCCATTTTGTCAAGCCACGGAAACACTGCCGTTTTACATGCAGACGAAGAATTAATGATCTATGGCGATTCTGAAAAGCTGGGGCGGGTTTTTACCAATGTTCTGAAAAATGCAGCTGCTTATAGCTTCCCGAATACAGAAATTCACATCATAGCCCAAAAAAGCGAAGATACTGTAACAATCACATTTCAAAACACGGGAGATACCATACCCCCTGAAAAATGCGCCACTATATTTGAAAAGTTTTATCGTCTTGATGAAGCTCGAACAAGCGATACCGGAGGGGCAGGATTGGGACTTG comes from the Blautia liquoris genome and includes:
- a CDS encoding GNAT family N-acetyltransferase; this translates as MCKYKIVRLVDTPESKNEMANWFHEKWGVPLEAYTESMEECLKKKNGVPQWYVAISDGEIIGGLGVIENDFHDRKDLSPNVCAVYVEEEYRCNGIAGELLYYVCEDMKANGIDKLYLVTDHTTFYERYGWKFLCMVQGDGEPDMTRMYIYE
- the vanR gene encoding VanR-ABDEGLN family response regulator transcription factor; its protein translation is MNDKVLVVDDEHEIADLIEVYLQNENYEVLKFYSAKEALACIEATELDLAILDIMLPDISGFTLCQKIRERQYTYPIIMLTAKDEEIDKITGLTLGADDYITKPFRPLEVVARVKAQLRRYKKYNPGYGEDVEKDIILHSGLVMNIKTHECLLNEEPLTLTPTEFSILRILLEHKGNVVSAEDLFHKIWRDEYYSKSNNTITVHVRHLREKMNDTVENPKYIKTIWGVGYKIEG
- a CDS encoding sensor histidine kinase; translation: MKAKNKRQFDYTRLQIKILFALIGVIAASLFAFVLMYFFHWNSIGGRWITQIAADFLQVGLFVVQNIYPPFFILLVLLICAGLFFIIRAFLRYVTKPLSDVEQSLGMLLIDNSEEIRLPEELTAITQRLNAMKQTLERRKLEAQSAEQRKNELVVYLAHDIRTPLTSVIGYLSLLEEVENMPLEQRKKYTHIALDKSYRLEKMINEFFEITRYNLQQIQIEKMDIDLYYMLVQLTDELLPILSSHGNTAVLHADEELMIYGDSEKLGRVFTNVLKNAAAYSFPNTEIHIIAQKSEDTVTITFQNTGDTIPPEKCATIFEKFYRLDEARTSDTGGAGLGLAIAKEIIILHGGSITVESHEHLTSFVITLPLNHTAS